In Candidatus Methylacidiphilales bacterium, the following are encoded in one genomic region:
- a CDS encoding serine/threonine-protein kinase, protein MNESAPNILVCPGCGQLVDVGDLAVGSEIECPTCGQHAPVTRTFHHYRLDNTLGEGGMGVVYLAQDLNLNRVVAIKVLKRELSEDRKFIANFLREVEITASLTHPNIVQVFAFGEHEGQYYLVMEYIGKHTFDDEIMDEQQMHEEKVIDIAIGVASGLNFALQRGGLIHRDIKPGNILIGANGVPKVVDFGLALTPETAEAAAGAEIWGTPYYVSPERLEGKVEDFRSDMYSLGVSLYHALAGRPPFDAKTAELVAAKHLSDTPLPLKTYAPSVSDQTTYAITRAMARQPDDRFQSYNELIEQMEDAKRRLVQQADTPAGASVSVEAEIEQSKMLWIGGLIIGIILTVVGALLVFQYSQSL, encoded by the coding sequence GTGAACGAATCCGCCCCCAACATCCTCGTCTGCCCGGGCTGCGGCCAGTTGGTTGATGTCGGCGACCTCGCCGTCGGATCTGAAATTGAGTGCCCCACCTGCGGCCAACACGCCCCGGTCACCCGCACCTTCCACCATTACCGACTCGACAACACCCTGGGCGAGGGCGGCATGGGCGTCGTCTATCTGGCCCAGGACCTCAACCTCAACCGCGTCGTCGCCATCAAGGTGCTGAAACGCGAACTGAGCGAGGACCGAAAGTTCATCGCCAACTTCCTTCGCGAAGTCGAAATCACCGCCTCCCTCACCCACCCCAACATCGTCCAGGTCTTCGCTTTCGGCGAGCATGAGGGTCAATACTACCTCGTCATGGAGTACATCGGGAAGCACACCTTCGACGACGAGATCATGGACGAGCAACAGATGCACGAGGAGAAGGTCATCGACATCGCGATCGGCGTGGCCTCCGGTTTGAATTTTGCCCTCCAACGCGGGGGACTGATCCACCGCGACATCAAACCCGGCAACATCCTCATTGGGGCCAACGGAGTGCCCAAAGTGGTGGACTTCGGACTCGCCCTCACCCCGGAGACTGCCGAAGCCGCCGCTGGCGCGGAAATCTGGGGCACGCCCTATTACGTCTCACCCGAACGACTCGAGGGTAAAGTCGAGGACTTCCGCAGCGACATGTATTCGCTGGGCGTTTCCCTCTACCACGCCCTGGCCGGGCGACCGCCCTTCGATGCCAAAACCGCCGAGTTGGTGGCGGCCAAGCACCTGAGCGACACTCCGTTGCCCCTGAAAACGTACGCCCCCTCGGTTTCCGACCAGACCACCTACGCCATCACCCGGGCGATGGCCCGCCAGCCGGATGACCGTTTCCAAAGTTACAACGAACTCATCGAGCAGATGGAAGACGCCAAGCGCCGTTTGGTCCAACAGGCCGACACCCCGGCGGGCGCATCTGTCAGCGTGGAAGCGGAAATCGAGCAATCCAAAATGCTTTGGATCGGCGGCCTGATCATCGGCATAATCCTGACCGTCGTCGGGGCCCTGCTCGTCTTCCAATACAGCCAGTCGCTTTGA
- a CDS encoding prepilin-type N-terminal cleavage/methylation domain-containing protein: protein MKKTRKFLKGFTLIELLVVITIIGVLASLAVPAINGALDKAKQTADVSNARQLGIVLFSVANDENGVYPIGPRNGNGTRTAATTSTDLFKGLLTDKELTDAKILATAGKTAFSGNATALAAANVGWDYYQGLSTTDEPSLPLTISTGAFSSESKIKDSTISVTGVWKAKGFVYYTLGNSALFVKARSGGAITPIVDSSVTLPTGGKLLVP, encoded by the coding sequence ATGAAGAAAACACGTAAATTTCTCAAAGGTTTCACCCTGATTGAACTACTGGTGGTCATCACGATCATCGGCGTTCTGGCCTCGCTGGCCGTCCCGGCCATCAATGGCGCCTTGGACAAGGCCAAACAAACCGCGGACGTCTCCAACGCGCGTCAGTTGGGCATCGTTCTCTTCTCCGTCGCCAACGACGAAAATGGCGTTTATCCAATCGGTCCCCGGAATGGAAATGGCACACGGACCGCCGCCACCACCTCGACCGATCTTTTCAAAGGTCTTTTGACGGACAAAGAACTCACGGACGCCAAGATTCTGGCCACCGCCGGAAAAACCGCTTTCTCGGGGAACGCGACTGCTTTGGCTGCGGCCAATGTGGGTTGGGATTACTACCAAGGCCTTTCCACTACCGATGAACCTTCCCTTCCGTTGACCATATCGACTGGGGCGTTCTCCAGTGAATCCAAAATCAAGGATTCGACGATCAGTGTCACCGGCGTTTGGAAAGCCAAGGGTTTTGTTTACTACACGCTCGGCAATTCCGCTCTATTCGTCAAAGCGCGCAGTGGTGGGGCCATCACTCCGATCGTTGACAGTTCGGTCACTCTTCCGACTGGTGGCAAATTGCTCGTTCCTTGA
- the queA gene encoding tRNA preQ1(34) S-adenosylmethionine ribosyltransferase-isomerase QueA: protein MSRLLADYQFDLPPDRIARTPAHPRDSARLMVVDRSNGSLTHAHFRDLGCWIGAEDLLLLNDTRVLPARLSAENGAVEILLTEETSPRHWLAIGKPGKKLKPGARLVLDALEPGHAPVTVEVLKTLPDAQRVIRFHSDVRLEDYGRLPLPPYILQARADHQQPEYLPEDNHEYQTVYARESGSVASPTAGLHFTPELLATFPHAFLTLHVGLGTFRPVKVADVSEHEMHGEHYRIPAGLAERAAVAKRVVAVGTTVCRVIETAPKLQPSAGLTTKLIYPPYTFRRTDALITNFHLPGSTLLMLVAALTGIELQRKAYAEAVREGYRFYSYGDAMLIV, encoded by the coding sequence ATGAGCCGCCTCCTCGCCGACTATCAATTCGACCTTCCGCCCGACCGTATCGCCCGCACCCCAGCCCATCCTCGTGACAGCGCCCGGCTGATGGTCGTGGACCGGTCCAATGGCTCCCTGACCCATGCCCACTTCCGCGACCTCGGGTGCTGGATCGGGGCCGAAGATCTCCTGCTCCTCAACGACACCCGCGTTCTCCCCGCCCGCCTGAGCGCGGAGAACGGGGCAGTGGAGATTCTCCTCACCGAGGAAACCTCGCCCCGCCACTGGCTGGCCATCGGCAAACCCGGCAAAAAACTCAAACCCGGTGCCCGCTTGGTTCTGGATGCCCTCGAACCCGGCCATGCTCCGGTCACGGTCGAAGTGCTCAAAACCCTGCCGGACGCCCAACGGGTCATCCGGTTCCACAGCGACGTCCGGTTGGAGGATTATGGCCGGCTTCCCCTGCCCCCTTACATTCTCCAAGCCCGGGCCGACCACCAGCAACCGGAGTACCTGCCCGAAGACAACCATGAATACCAGACCGTCTACGCCCGGGAATCCGGTTCGGTCGCCTCCCCCACTGCCGGTCTGCACTTCACCCCGGAACTCCTGGCCACCTTTCCCCATGCCTTTCTCACCCTGCATGTGGGACTGGGCACCTTCCGCCCGGTCAAGGTGGCCGATGTCAGCGAACATGAAATGCACGGCGAACACTACCGCATTCCCGCCGGGCTGGCCGAACGGGCGGCGGTGGCCAAACGGGTGGTGGCGGTCGGCACCACCGTCTGCCGGGTCATTGAAACCGCGCCGAAGCTGCAACCTTCGGCTGGACTAACCACCAAATTGATCTACCCACCCTACACCTTCCGCCGGACGGACGCCCTGATCACCAACTTCCACCTCCCGGGCTCGACCCTGCTCATGCTGGTCGCCGCCCTCACCGGAATCGAACTCCAGCGTAAGGCCTATGCCGAGGCGGTCAGGGAAGGCTACCGCTTCTACAGTTACGGCGATGCCATGTTGATCGTTTAG